One part of the Anopheles merus strain MAF chromosome 3L, AmerM5.1, whole genome shotgun sequence genome encodes these proteins:
- the LOC121599270 gene encoding uncharacterized protein LOC121599270 encodes MFVRQSIKRLALPVAVAMVLMLVHHAHPVSADRFQDNIFFNYYNSSGDLVHIYNLAENNTYEYDDECHPGAKYAIVVFGWKIDCEKYFVQDLIRNLTEYRGGCVMCMNYDRFAQLPTYARLRRNFKDIYGVLKQKLEFLEKEGFSPDNGFLYGFSFGAQVALAAAKEYGTRKIKEIDACDIVGTGFDTTDVNAPNHRTAAKNVQCIHTSRNYGTRHRTSCHQDWIMGDCGINQLAAPLSPWGSHGVCTLLYNAAFEHDFLARAKPSNCTSESEVRSWPEGFKMGYNEQRKATVRGQLFAPTFAEFPFNVNVTANSNTTTTVRPPASANDIEQLPGFEFRSAANELLLEGEGENNESDEQDES; translated from the exons ATGTTTGTACGACAGAGTATCAAGAGGCTGGCGCTGCCCGTGGCAGTGGCCATGGTGTTGATGCTGGTGCATCATGCCCATCCGGTCAGTGCCGATCGGTTTCAGGACAACATCTTCTTCAACTACTACAACTCTTCGGGAGATCTCGTGCACATCTACAACCTGGCGGAGAACAACACGTACGAGTACGACGACGAGTGTCACCCGGGCGCCAAGTATGCGATCGTTGTGTTCGGGTGGAAGATTGACTGTGAAAAGTACTTTGTGCAGGATCTCATTCGAA ATCTAACCGAATATCGTGGAGGCTGTGTGATGTGTATGAATtacgatcgctttgcgcagctgCCAACATACGCCCGGCTGCGGCGTAACTTCAAAGACATCTATGGTGTACTGAAGCAGAAGCTAGAGTTCCTCGAAAAGGAAGGCTTCAGCCCGGACAATGGTTTTCTGTATGGGTTTAGTTTTGGAGCTCAGGTGGCACTGGCCGCCGCCAAAGAGTACGGCACACGCAAAATCAAGGAAATAGATG CTTGTGACATCGTTGGCACCGGCTTCGACACCACAGACGTCAATGCGCCCAACCACCGTACGGCGGCCAAGAACGTGCAGTGCATTCACACCAGCCGGAATTATGGCACGCGCCATCGGACCAGCTGCCATCAGGATTGGATTATGGGCGACTGCGGTATCAATCAGCTGGCAGCACCCCTGTCCCCTTGGGGTTCGCACGGCGTCTGTACGCTGCTGTACAACGCGGCGTTCGAGCATGACTTCTTGGCCCGCGCCAAACCATCCAACTGTACCAGCGAGTCCGAGGTTCGGTCGTGGCCCGAAGGCTTCAAGATGGGGTACAACGAACAGCGCAAGGCCACCGTACGGGGTCAACTGTTTGCGCCCACGTTTGCGGAGTTCCCGTTCAACGTTAATGTGACGGCTAACTCCAACACAACGACAACGGTGCGTCCGCCGGCCAGTGCGAACGATATTGAACAGTTGCCAGGGTTCGAATTCCGCTCCGCTGCGAATGAGCTGCTGCTCGAGGGAGAGGGGGAAAACAACGAATCGGATGAGCAGGATGAGAGCTAA
- the LOC121600358 gene encoding uncharacterized protein LOC121600358, whose translation MGVFRLWAPHRSSIGMCIHSVSVTPGGKMSFGCRRFVVVPLVVAFVLFVGLAALAEPYRDGKFGARLAGRIRERRLERAQLRAQRLQTIASNEAFAADYAMDFRDEMAADSTTTAGDGEEDYSMNVTTTVGVGEGEEVRRPPPLPPALLAALKPSPRRTMFEGKITFRFYHGGNLTKQTTLIEEDRLLNGTGCAADERFALIVHGWRENCYEVPWVLALRDNLHQHRGGCVACMDYSAFSSGGYGGLVGAFRDIRDVLMHFLQQLRYEGVQFGRTFVFGFSFGAQLALDAGSRIGGQELEAIDTCDMAGPGFDSDRAFKLMDFRNAAKNVQCVHTSIDKGTKFPNKCHQNWRMGQCGLRQAAAGPPPLGSHGLCPVFYNLAFKYQFLAQPKPLECVTFGEVATYPRNYRMGYMETRKSEVRGELFAQTSDVFPYTVYTNPYNIFDYGF comes from the exons atGGGCGTCTTCCGTCTGTGGGCTCCGCACCGTTCATCGATTGGTATGTGCATACATTCCGTATCGGTAACGCCGGGAGGGAAGATGTCGTTTGGCTGCCGTCGCTTCGTGGTGGTGCCGCTGGTGGTCGCGTTCGTACTGTTCGTCGGGCTGGCAGCGTTGGCCGAACCGTACCGGGATGGGAAGTTCGGTGCCCGGTTGGCAGGCCGCATCCGGGAGCGAAGGCTCGAGCGGGCCCAACTCCGGGCACAGCGGTTGCAGACGATCGCGTCCAATGAAGCGTTCGCCGCTGACTACGCGATGGATTTTCGGGACGAGATGGCGGCCGACAGCACAACTACTGCTGGCGATGGGGAGGAGGACTACAGCATGAACGTCACTACGACTGTTGGTGTAGGAGAAGGGGAGGAAGTGCGTAGACCGCCGCCACTGCCACCGGCACTGCTTGCCGCCCTGAAGCCCTCCCCACGCCGTACGATGTTCGAGGGAAAGATCACCTTTCGGTTTTACCATGG GGGCAATCTCACCAAACAGACAACGCTGATCGAGGAGGATCGGCTGCTGAACGGTACCGGCTGCGCGGCGGACGAACGCTTCGCCCTGATCGTGCACGGGTGGCGCGAGAACTGTTACGAGGTGCCGTGGGTGTTGGCACTGCGCGACAACCTGCACCAGCATCGGGGTGGCTGCGTGGCCTGCATGGACTATTCTGCCTTTTCGAGCGGCGGGTACGGTGGGCTGGTCGGTGCGTTCCGAGACATCCGCGACGTGCTGATGCACTTCCTGCAGCAGCTCCGGTACGAGGGCGTCCAGTTCGGGCGCACGTTCGTGTTTGGGTTCAGCTTTGGAGCGCAGCTGGCGCTGGACGCGGGCAGTCGGATCGGTGGCCAGGAGCTGGAAGCGATCGATACGTGCGATATGGCGGGCCCAGGCTTTGATAGTGATCGGGCGTTTAAGCTGATGGATTTCCGGAATGCCGCTAAGAACGTACAGTGCGTGCATACGAGCATTGATAAGGGGACGAAGTTCCCGAACAAATGTCACCAGAACTGGCGCATGGGACAGTGTGGGTTGAGGCAGGCGGCGGCAGGACCACCACCGCTTGGATCGCACGGGCTTTGTCCGGTGTTTTACAACCTGGCGTTTAAGTACCAGTTCCTGGCACAGCCGAAACCGCTCGAGTGCGTTACGTTCGGGGAGGTCGCCACCTACCCGCGCAACTACCGGATGGGATACATGGAGACGAGGAAAAG tGAGGTCCGAGGGGAACTCTTTGCGCAGACCTCCGACGTGTTCCCGTACACGGTGTACACCAATCCGTACAACATCTTTGACTATGGTTTCTAG
- the LOC121600470 gene encoding SET and MYND domain-containing protein 4-like, with translation MEQFDTNFLESLEAYYGPEYASWGKEKHLMLALMRKLWATVLEPSVQKANTMNPNANETVQFLFSKIREWLHNCSIRERLNLRNDGNKDNEKAAQLRSAGNKMVHPKEKRYIEAMKLYNECIAFSAKGSEERSLAYGNRSFICLKMERFEDCLQNIRLARESNYPKHLNEKLNQREKEAKQALSKARNQNVTKVNPEVVETLQLSYPAHENAPQLANCLALGRSDQYGRHVVTNRKLKVGDVVMIEKPFVTVTMDTCQYVRCDFCQAERLFTLIPCEGCTVAMYCSEECISKAYGKYHRYECGVLRDMWTVLDRSGVIALRMIAIAIATFDNDLEKLKDHLDALDESKVDGFTMDWKKATPQDVFNTAHVLCTNQERRNIKELALRTFFTVVMHNDLLECTELGPVCEANPTASKLLLDLILRYLQIAECNHKLLICNSDNGPKSDNARFAIGCYPLINMLNHSCAPNVSRLTLPDGRCAIFVIHPVAKGGQLFESYNVDHWLTDREERQSTLSFMYCFRCTCEACILNYPSMESLQGINSELRVEYFIELYKCAATICTLDKRELLDMMVEMRSFLNNTPQSYAEPEVILKRMKFECVVVALYSQNTKSVEYWKYCEP, from the exons atgGAGCAATTCGACACGAACTTTTTAGAAAGTCTGGAAGCATATTACGGCCCAGAGTATGCGTCgtggggaaaagaaaaacatctaATGCTCGCCTTAATGCGAAAGCTTTGGGCCACGGTCCTGGAACCCAGCgtgcaaaaagcaaacacgatGAATCCAAATGCCAACGAAACTGTCCAGTTCTTGTTTTCGAAAATAAGAGAATGGCTTCATAATTGTTCCATTCGCGAACGGTTAAACTTGCGCAACGATGGCAACAAGGACAACGAGAAGGCGGCTCAGCTACGGTCCGCAGGGAATAAAATGGTACACCCGAAGGAGAAACGATACATCGAGGCCATGAAGCTGTATAACGAATGCATCGCTTTTTCGGCCAAAGGATCGGAAGAAAGATCGCTGGCATACGGAAATCGCTCGTTCATTTGTCTAAAGATGGAGCGCTTCGAGGACTGTTTGCAGAACATCCGGCTGGCTCGTGAGTCGAACTATCCGAAGCATTTGAATGAGAAGCTGAATCAGCGCGAAAAGGAGGCCAAACAAGCTTTGTCAAAGGCCAGGAATCAGAATGTCACTAAGGTGAACCCCGAAGTGGTGGAAACACTGCAGTTAAGCTACCCGGCCCACGAGAACGCACCGCAACTTGCCAACTGTCTGGCACTGGGCAGAAGCGATCAGTACGGGCGACATGTGGTGACGAACCGCAAGCTAAAGGTAGGAGATGTCGTAATGATCGAGAAGCCGTTCGTCACAGTGACGATGGACACGTGCCAATACGTTCGGTGTGACTTTTGCCAAGCCGAACGATTGTTCACACTGATTCCATGCGAAGGATGTACCGTGGCCATGTACTGTTCGGAGGAATGTATCAGCAAAGCGTACGGCAAGTACCATCGATACGAGTGTGGCGTCTTAAGAGATATGTGGACAGTTCTTGACAGAAGCGGAGTGATTGCTCTACGCATGATAGCGATTGCGATCGCCACCTTCGATAACGATCTAGAGAAGTTGAAAGATCATCTGGATGCATTGGACGAGTCGAAGGTGGATGGGTTTACGATGGACTGGAAGAAAGCCACGCCACAGGACGTGTTCAACACGGCGCACGTGTTGTGCACCAATCAAGAACGACGCAACATCAAAGAACTTGCCTTGCGGACCTTTTTTACAGTTGTTATGCACAATGATTTGCTGGAGTGTACCGAGCTGGGACCGGTCTGCGAGGCAAATCCAACAGCAAGCAAACTGTTACTTGATTTGATTCTGCGATATCTGCAAATTGCAGAATGCAACCATAAACTATTGATCTGCAATTCGGACAATGGTCCGAAGTCAGATAATGCAAGATTTGCAATTGGTTGCTACCCATTGATCAACATGCTGAACCATTCCTGTGCTCCCAACGTTAGTCGTCTCACTTTGCCCGATGGCCGCTGTGCCATATTTGTCATCCATCCAGTCGCTAAAGGAGGCCAACTATTCGAATCTTACAA TGTGGATCACTGGCTGACGGACCGGGAAGAGAGACAATCAACCCTATCGTTCATGTACTGCTTCCGATGCACGTGCGAGGCCTGTATTTTGAATTATCCTTCAATGGAATCTTTACAAGGAATTAATAGTGAACTAAgggttgaatattttattgaattgtaCAAATGTGCTGCAACGATATGCACTCTTGATAAAAGGGAACTACTGGACATGATGGTTGAAATGCGGTCGTTTCTAAATAATACGCCACAATCGTATGCAGAGCCAGAAGTTATCCTAAAACGGATGAAGTTTGAATGTGTGGTTGTAGCACTGTACAGCCAGAACACAAAAAGTGTCGAGTATTGGAAGTACTGTGAACCGTAA
- the LOC121599025 gene encoding 40S ribosomal protein S19a: MPGITVKDVDQDKVVEGVALFLKKSGKLKVPEYVDLIKTAKFKELAPTDPDWFYVRCASILRRLYHHSPAGIGSICRIYGGRQRHGVRPSHFCRADGSATRKAVQALEAIKMIERHADGGRKLSSQGQRDLDRIAAQISSKKREAAKKEAAQVLKLQE; encoded by the exons ATGCCTGGAATCACCGTAAAGGACGTTGATCAAGACAAAGTGGTTGAGGGTGTTGCCCTTTTCCTCAAGAA GTCTGGAAAGCTGAAGGTGCCGGAGTATGTGGATCTGATCAAGACCGCCAAGTTCAAGGAGCTGGCCCCGACCGACCCGGACTGGTTCTACGTCCGCTGTGCCTCGATCCTGCGCCGCCTGTACCACCACAGCCCGGCCGGCATCGGGTCGATCTGCCGCATCTACGGTGGCCGCCAGCGCCACGGTGTGCGACCGTCCCACTTCTGCCGGGCCGACGGTAGCGCCACCCGCAAGGCCGTCCAGGCCCTCGAAGCCATCAAGATGATCGAGCGGCACGCGGACGGTGGCCGCAAGCTCTCCAGCCAGGGCCAGCGCGATCTGGACCGCATCGCGGCCCAGATTTCCAGCAAGAAGCGCGAAGCGGCCAAGAAGGAAGCCGCCCAGGTGCTGAAGCTGCAGGAataa
- the LOC121600198 gene encoding CWF19-like protein 2 homolog translates to MGSSSTSDSEEERKQRKHKKKDKKSKKSKKEKKHKKEKKHKRHRRHRSSSSSSAGSESDQWVEALPATTDVPSRQSPEAKLEREDWMNSMLIPTYSREPKKEDKKNSTPADQQQQYDPKTSVRELNPYWKNGGSGLPSFRKPANDEDDYDERDDYYRRRANESQQQQQQHRPSNAGWKKSARETTANTLAPREDEKRVEKEPESVNKPDALDEQLLTDEQLNELGAKIIKAELLGNTAQAESLKLKLEKAKAYRNEMQANKKQHPSLRHDPAAQKRRISTDEPITYVTGKQGNERSQRFDGRKQKRYQQNLPPGPDLADKFRSERVENDNMDAQFFKVSAKMGDGKRLENIFDHQKASSSAAGMDGIEERSVKDMNRMAKAQADCERCLNSSVFGQEQLISMGKNVYLAIPTWRALQPKHCFIVPVGHYPCLTQVDEDVHRDIVDVCKALVQMFRKHGMEVVFFETVRYLHRNPHTYIQCVPAKDYEMAPFYFKKAILESETEWAMNKKLHTVEGFNVRRTVPKGLPYFWVNFNMESGFAHVIEDQELFPVTFATETIAGILGLETRDWRKPRKEMNPAQKVEEFKRWWSEYDSILQTK, encoded by the exons ATGGGATCCTCTTCCACCTCCGACAGCGAGGAAGAGCGCAAACAGCGCAAGCACaagaaaaaggataaaaagtccaaaaaatccaaaaaggagaaaaagcataaaaaagaaaagaaacacaaacgcCACCGGCGGCATcgctcgtcctcgtcgtccagCGCGGGAAGCGAAAGCGATCAGTGGGTTGAAGCACTTCCAGCAACTACGGATGTCCCCTCCCGACAGTCACCCGAAGCGAAGCTCGAGCGTGAAGATTGGATGAACAGCATGCTGATACCGACGTACAGCCGGGAGCCGAAAAAGGAGGACAAGAAAAACAGTACGCCCgcggaccagcagcagcagtacgacCCGAAGACAAGCGTCCGTGAGCTGAATCCGTACTGGAAAAACGGGGGCAGCGGGTTGCCCAGCTTTCGCAAACCGGCCAATGATGAGGATGACTACGACGAGCGGGATGATTACTATCGACGCCGTGCGAACGagtcacagcagcagcagcaacagcatcggCCTAGTAATGCTGGATGGAAAAAATCCGCTCGAGAAACCACTGCAAATACACTCGCACCAAGGGAAGATGAGAAAAGGGTTGAAAAAGAACCGGAAAGCGTAAATAAACCGGATGCTCTGGATGAACAGCTCCTGACGGACGAGCAGTTGAATGAGCTGGGAGCTAAAATCATCAAAGCGGAACTGCTCGGCAACACCGCGCAGGCGGAAAGTTTAAAGCTGAAGCTAGAAAAGGCTAAAGCATACCGTAATGAAATGCAAGCGAACAAAAAGCAGCATCCGTCCCTTCGCCATGATCCGGCTGCTCAGAAACGAAGAATAAGCACGGACGAGCCAATCACGTACGTTACCGGCAAACAGGGTAATGAGCGTTCCCAGCGCTTCGACGGTAGGAAGCAGAAACGCTACCAACAAAATCTACCACCCGGGCCGGATCTGGCTGACAAGTTCCGGTCCGAGCGGGTCGAGAACGATAACATGGACGCACAGTTCTTCAAAGTGTCCGCGAAGATGGGCGACGGCAAGCGGTTGGAAAACATCTTCGACCACCAGAAGGCGTCCTCGTCCGCTGCCGGTATGGATGGCATCGAAGAGCGGTCGGTCAAGGACATGAACCGTATGGCAAAGGCACAGGCCGACTGTGAGCGTTGCCTCAACTCGTCCGTGTTCGGTCAGGAGCAGCTCATTTCGATGGGCAAAAACGTTTACCTCGCGATACCGACTTGGCGAGCGCTACAGCCCAAACACTGCTTCATTGTGCCGGTCGGTCACTATCCCTGCCTGACGCAGGTCGACGAGGACGTTCATCGGGACATCGTAGACGTGTGCAAGGCGCTGGTGCAGATGTTCCGCAAGCACGGCATGGAGGTGGTATTTTTCGAAACGGTTCGCTACCTGCACCGCAACCCGCACACGTACATCCAGTGCGTGCCGGCGAAGGATTACGAGATGGCACCGTTCTACTTCAAGAAAGCGATCCTCGAGTCGGAGACGGAGTGGGCCATGAACAAAAAGCTACACACCGTGGAGGGGTTCAATGTGCGGCGAACGGTGCCGAAGGGTTTGCCCTACTTTTGGGTGAACTTTAACATGGAGAGCGGGTTCGCGCACGTGATCGAGGATCAGGAACTGTTTCCGGTTACCTTCGCAACG GAAACGATTGCCGGCATTCTAGGGCTCGAAACGCGAGATTGGCGCAAACCGAGGAAGGAGATGAATCCGGCCCAAAAAGTGGAAGAGTTTAAGCGGTGGTGGAGTGAATATGACTCCATTctgcaaacaaaataa